The following proteins come from a genomic window of Amyelois transitella isolate CPQ chromosome 24, ilAmyTran1.1, whole genome shotgun sequence:
- the LOC106135919 gene encoding sister chromatid cohesion protein PDS5 homolog B-B isoform X1 — protein MAEIVYPQGCRPITDDLGADELVRRLKVLAHTLQGLGQDEGMYQQYIPLALHLADDFFLTHPSRDVQLLIACCIADVLRVYAPEAPYKDQEQVKTIFLFLINQLQGLRDPKDPAFKRYFYLLENLAYVKSFNMCFELEDCQEIFCELFVLMFKIVNTEHSSKVKSFMLDVLCPLITESDVVSNELLNVILINLVEPNKREHKHAYALAKELIVKTSETLEPYIQGFFNHVLILGKEEKSLAIFSKVYELIYELYQCCPSILLAVLPQLECKLKSAQFQERLSGVALLARMFSEPGSELAKQYPALWRAFLGRFNDISVLIRIKCVQYCMHFLVHHPDLRKDITDTLKLRQHDAHEQVRYEVVMAIIATAQRDFQAVAESEDLLHFVRERTLDKKFKIRKEAMSGLAMIYKKFLTEESVPPATERAVQWIKDKILHGYYMTALEDRLLVERLLNTSLVPYTLPAPVRMKKLYYLMSNVDDNATKAFIELQKHQLAVRRTVAEWIDLHRKPQTPTVQKELIAKVLHISSKFLPESVKAQEFLNKFSGHMKQAPELLAGMETILNPNVSCEVCVRTTSNVLKKLGQPIMTNLYYNTVKMLLERVSSVMIDHESLLILVGYVEGAVKGTDPAIAEECGIDIKKAAERGLKLLVMLSFVFPAHFLHEDVLDRLTSLLELDDESVAPHILAALTFLGKYRPLSEACPSLFPRLITLCKAYAEVGTPKQAKNAVRCLFVNVPDQRTQIFTEILDTLKATLNPQSEHYRTAIVTLGHIAHNLPDNFPVHIKNIVSRKIVKELLVREGGGGPNAPEEEWCDEEELPEETRCKLEGLKCMARWLLGLKKDELSAQKTFRMLNAFIVHKGDLLQQNQLSKAEMAHLRLAAGAAMLKICEQKGVGDQFTAEQFYNLSHLMIDDVPQVRETFAAKLHKGLSKGIPNKCLPLDFMGMYALGGREPDRRIRGLLRQYMLADVVRRREYVRNITVGTKVERAVSQLPHILPDYMLVFAVPILTHDPAFTAYDNVAQLKVVKNCLWFILEPLITRNDLYCYGFYKSLVERMKCHKDALNETDDAVNYKMWATCDLAMSVIWARSSSFELREFPSDARIPTMYFAPQPSYFVNTRVFLPPELQFQPKRTTIAEPVNTRGKKRPRPAAENTTNDVEPSEASDTQIQLPGLEQPPETELEEPASKRTMSE, from the exons ATGGCGGAAATAGTGTATCCGCAAGGCTGTCGCCCCATCACCGATGACCTAGGAGCCGATGAGCTGGTCCGAAGACTCAAG gTACTGGCCCACACCCTCCAGGGGTTGGGCCAGGATGAGGGCATGTACCAGCAGTACATTCCCCTGGCACTCCACTTGGCCGACGACTTCTTTCTGACGCATCCCTCGCGCGATGTACAGCTTCTAATTGCCTGCTGCATTGCTGATGTGCTCAGAGTGTACGCACCGGAGGCGCCGTATAAAGATCAGGAACag GTGAAGACAATATTCCTGTTCCTCATCAACCAACTCCAAGGTCTTCGTGACCCGAAGGACCCTGCCTTCAAGCGGTATTTCTACCTGCTGGAGAACTTGGCGTATGTGAAGTCATTCAACATGTGCTTCGAACTTGAGGATTGCCAGGAGATATTTTGTGAGCTGTTCGTGCTTATGTTCAAGATTGTCAA CACGGAGCACTCGTCAAAAGTGAAGTCGTTCATGCTGGACGTCCTCTGTCCTCTCATCACGGAGTCGGACGTCGTCTCCAATGAACTGCTCAACGTGATCCTCATCAACTTGGTGGAGCCGAATAAACGTGAACACAAACATGCGTATGCGCTCGCCAAAGAGCTCATTGTTAAGACAAGCGAGACATTGGAGCCTTATATACAAGGG TTCTTCAACCACGTGCTAATTCTCGGCAAAGAGGAGAAATCGCTCGCGATATTCTCAAAAGTGTACGAGTTGATATACGAACTGTACCAATGCTGTCCGAGCATTCTATTGGCCGTGCTGCCTCAACTAGAATGCAAATTAAAATCAGCGCAATTCCAGGAGAGACTTAGCGGGGTCGCGTTACTTGCTAGAATGTTCTCAGAACCCGGCTCCGAGCTAGCCAAGCAATACCCAGCCTTGTGGCGAGCCTTTCTAGGCAGATTTAACGATATATCGGTACTAATAAGGATCAAATGCGTACAATATTGCATGCACTTCTTGGTACACCACCCGGATCTGAGGAAAGACATAACTGATACGCTGAAGTTGAGGCAACACGATGCGCACGAGCAAGTGCGCTATGAAGTGGTCATGGCTATCATAGCGACGGCCCAAAGGGATTTCCAAGCGGTTGCCGAATCTGAAGATTTACTACATTTTGTAAGAGAAAGAACTTTGGATAAGAAGTTTAAGATCCGTAAAGAAGCGATGTCGGGTCTTGCGATGATATACAAGAAATTCTTGACTGAAGAAAGCGTGCCGCCTGCTACTGAACGGGCGGTACAGTGGATCAAAGATAAAATCCTACACGGTTACTACATGACTGCTTTGGAAGACCGTTTGCTAGTCGAACGTCTCCTTAACACATCTTTGGTTCCATATACATTGCCGGCTCCGGTTCGCATGaagaaattgtattatttgatGTCAAATGTCGATGACAATGCAACAAAAGCGTTCATTGAACTTCAAAAGCATCAATTGGCGGTTCGTCGTACTGTAGCCGAGTGGATAGATTTGCACAGGAAGCCGCAGACGCCGACCGTGCAAAAGGAATTGATCGCTAAAGTCTTGCACATAAGTTCCAAATTCCTACCGGAGTCAGTGAAAGCGCAGGAGTTCCTGAATAAGTTTTCTGGGCATATGAAGCAGGCGCCAGAGTTGTTGGCCGGTATGGAGACTATATTGAACCCCAATGTGAGCTGCGAAGTGTGCGTGCGTACTACT tCAAATGTCCTAAAGAAACTTGGCCAGCCAATAATGACTAACTTGTATTACAACACAGTCAAAATGCTGTTAGAGCGAGTTAGTTCCGTGATGATAGATCACGAGTCTCTGCTTATACTGGTCGGATATGTGGAGGGAGCTGTGAAAGGGACCGATCCGGCTATAGCTGAAGAATGcg GCATAGACATAAAGAAAGCGGCCGAGCGCGGACTGAAACTACTGGTGATGCTGTCTTTCGTGTTCCCCGCACATTTCCTTCACGAAGATGTGCTCGATCGTCTCACGTCATTACTGGAATTGGATGATGAAAGTGTGGCGCCTCATATACTAGCCGCACTCACTTTCCTTGGAAAATACCGTCCTCTGA GCGAAGCTTGTCCGTCACTATTTCCAAGACTGATTACCCTCTGCAAGGCATATGCTGAAGTCGGCACACCTAAACAGGCCAAAAATGCTGTCAG GTGTCTTTTCGTCAACGTCCCAGACCAACGCACTCAAATCTTCACAGAAATCTTGGACACTCTGAAAGCGACTCTGAACCCCCAATCGGAACATTACCGCACCGCCATCGTCACACTGGGTCACATCGCACACAACTTGCCGGACAACTTCCCTGTGCACATCAAGAATATCGTCTCCAGGAAG ATAGTAAAAGAGCTTCTAGTCCGCGAAGGAGGCGGCGGTCCGAACGCGCCCGAAGAAGAATGGTGCGACGAAGAGGAGCTACCCGAGGAGACCCGATGCAAACTAGAGGGTCTCAAATGTATGGCGAGATGGCTTTTAGGATTGAAGAAAGATGAATTGTCCGCCCAGAAGACGTTTAGGATGCTCAACGCTTTCATTGTACACAAAGGAGATCTTTTGCAA CAAAACCAGCTGTCGAAAGCTGAAATGGCGCACCTGAGGttggcggcgggcgcggccaTGTTGAAGATTTGCGAGCAGAAGGGCGTCGGCGATCAGTTCACAGCCGAGCAGTTTTATAATCTGTCGCATCTTATGATT GATGACGTTCCCCAAGTCAGAGAAACATTTGCGGCAAAACTACATAAAGGATTGTCCAAG GGCATCCCCAACAAGTGCCTGCCGCTGGACTTCATGGGCATGTACGCGCTGGGCGGCCGCGAGCCCGACCGCCGCATCCGCGGGCTGCTGCGCCAGTACATGCTGGCTGATGTCGTGAGGCGCAGGGAGTATGTCAGAAACATCACCGTCGGCACTAAAG TGGAGCGCGCCGTGAGCCAGTTGCCGCACATACTGCCCGACTACATGCTGGTGTTCGCGGTGCCCATCCTCACGCACGATCCCGCATTCACCGCCTACGACAACGTGGCTCAGCTCAAG GTGGTAAAGAATTGTCTCTGGTTCATACTGGAGCCGCTGATCACTCGCAACGACCTGTACTGCTATGGCTTCTACAAGAGTCTCGTCGAGAGGATGAAATGCCATAAAGACGCTCTCAACGAGACCGACGACGctgttaattat aaAATGTGGGCTACGTGCGACCTAGCGATGTCGGTGATCTGGGCGCGCTCGTCCTCGTTCGAGCTGCGCGAGTTCCCGTCGGACGCGCGCATCCCCACCATGTATTTCGCGCCGCAGCCCTCGTACTTCGTCAACACTAGGGTGTTCCTGCCGCCAGAACTGCag TTCCAGCCCAAACGCACTACTATAGCCGAGCCAGTGAACACTCGCGGCAAGAAGCGGCCGCGGCCCGCCGCCGAGAACACCACCAACGATGTTGAG CCATCAGAAGCGTCAGACACACAAATACAATTGCCAGGATTGGAGCAGCCCCCCGAGACGGAACTGGAGGAACCCGCGTCCAAGCGGACGATGAGCGAGTGA
- the LOC106135919 gene encoding sister chromatid cohesion protein PDS5 homolog B-B isoform X2 produces the protein MAEIVYPQGCRPITDDLGADELVRRLKVLAHTLQGLGQDEGMYQQYIPLALHLADDFFLTHPSRDVQLLIACCIADVLRVYAPEAPYKDQEQVKTIFLFLINQLQGLRDPKDPAFKRYFYLLENLAYVKSFNMCFELEDCQEIFCELFVLMFKIVNTEHSSKVKSFMLDVLCPLITESDVVSNELLNVILINLVEPNKREHKHAYALAKELIVKTSETLEPYIQGFFNHVLILGKEEKSLAIFSKVYELIYELYQCCPSILLAVLPQLECKLKSAQFQERLSGVALLARMFSEPGSELAKQYPALWRAFLGRFNDISVLIRIKCVQYCMHFLVHHPDLRKDITDTLKLRQHDAHEQVRYEVVMAIIATAQRDFQAVAESEDLLHFVRERTLDKKFKIRKEAMSGLAMIYKKFLTEESVPPATERAVQWIKDKILHGYYMTALEDRLLVERLLNTSLVPYTLPAPVRMKKLYYLMSNVDDNATKAFIELQKHQLAVRRTVAEWIDLHRKPQTPTVQKELIAKVLHISSKFLPESVKAQEFLNKFSGHMKQAPELLAGMETILNPNVSCEVCVRTTSNVLKKLGQPIMTNLYYNTVKMLLERVSSVMIDHESLLILVGYVEGAVKGTDPAIAEECGIDIKKAAERGLKLLVMLSFVFPAHFLHEDVLDRLTSLLELDDESVAPHILAALTFLGKYRPLSEACPSLFPRLITLCKAYAEVGTPKQAKNAVRCLFVNVPDQRTQIFTEILDTLKATLNPQSEHYRTAIVTLGHIAHNLPDNFPVHIKNIVSRKIVKELLVREGGGGPNAPEEEWCDEEELPEETRCKLEGLKCMARWLLGLKKDELSAQKTFRMLNAFIVHKGDLLQQNQLSKAEMAHLRLAAGAAMLKICEQKGVGDQFTAEQFYNLSHLMIDDVPQVRETFAAKLHKGLSKGIPNKCLPLDFMGMYALGGREPDRRIRGLLRQYMLADVVRRREYVRNITVGTKVERAVSQLPHILPDYMLVFAVPILTHDPAFTAYDNVAQLKVVKNCLWFILEPLITRNDLYCYGFYKSLVERMKCHKDALNETDDAVNYKMWATCDLAMSRLLAYYLKVEYQVYKPIS, from the exons ATGGCGGAAATAGTGTATCCGCAAGGCTGTCGCCCCATCACCGATGACCTAGGAGCCGATGAGCTGGTCCGAAGACTCAAG gTACTGGCCCACACCCTCCAGGGGTTGGGCCAGGATGAGGGCATGTACCAGCAGTACATTCCCCTGGCACTCCACTTGGCCGACGACTTCTTTCTGACGCATCCCTCGCGCGATGTACAGCTTCTAATTGCCTGCTGCATTGCTGATGTGCTCAGAGTGTACGCACCGGAGGCGCCGTATAAAGATCAGGAACag GTGAAGACAATATTCCTGTTCCTCATCAACCAACTCCAAGGTCTTCGTGACCCGAAGGACCCTGCCTTCAAGCGGTATTTCTACCTGCTGGAGAACTTGGCGTATGTGAAGTCATTCAACATGTGCTTCGAACTTGAGGATTGCCAGGAGATATTTTGTGAGCTGTTCGTGCTTATGTTCAAGATTGTCAA CACGGAGCACTCGTCAAAAGTGAAGTCGTTCATGCTGGACGTCCTCTGTCCTCTCATCACGGAGTCGGACGTCGTCTCCAATGAACTGCTCAACGTGATCCTCATCAACTTGGTGGAGCCGAATAAACGTGAACACAAACATGCGTATGCGCTCGCCAAAGAGCTCATTGTTAAGACAAGCGAGACATTGGAGCCTTATATACAAGGG TTCTTCAACCACGTGCTAATTCTCGGCAAAGAGGAGAAATCGCTCGCGATATTCTCAAAAGTGTACGAGTTGATATACGAACTGTACCAATGCTGTCCGAGCATTCTATTGGCCGTGCTGCCTCAACTAGAATGCAAATTAAAATCAGCGCAATTCCAGGAGAGACTTAGCGGGGTCGCGTTACTTGCTAGAATGTTCTCAGAACCCGGCTCCGAGCTAGCCAAGCAATACCCAGCCTTGTGGCGAGCCTTTCTAGGCAGATTTAACGATATATCGGTACTAATAAGGATCAAATGCGTACAATATTGCATGCACTTCTTGGTACACCACCCGGATCTGAGGAAAGACATAACTGATACGCTGAAGTTGAGGCAACACGATGCGCACGAGCAAGTGCGCTATGAAGTGGTCATGGCTATCATAGCGACGGCCCAAAGGGATTTCCAAGCGGTTGCCGAATCTGAAGATTTACTACATTTTGTAAGAGAAAGAACTTTGGATAAGAAGTTTAAGATCCGTAAAGAAGCGATGTCGGGTCTTGCGATGATATACAAGAAATTCTTGACTGAAGAAAGCGTGCCGCCTGCTACTGAACGGGCGGTACAGTGGATCAAAGATAAAATCCTACACGGTTACTACATGACTGCTTTGGAAGACCGTTTGCTAGTCGAACGTCTCCTTAACACATCTTTGGTTCCATATACATTGCCGGCTCCGGTTCGCATGaagaaattgtattatttgatGTCAAATGTCGATGACAATGCAACAAAAGCGTTCATTGAACTTCAAAAGCATCAATTGGCGGTTCGTCGTACTGTAGCCGAGTGGATAGATTTGCACAGGAAGCCGCAGACGCCGACCGTGCAAAAGGAATTGATCGCTAAAGTCTTGCACATAAGTTCCAAATTCCTACCGGAGTCAGTGAAAGCGCAGGAGTTCCTGAATAAGTTTTCTGGGCATATGAAGCAGGCGCCAGAGTTGTTGGCCGGTATGGAGACTATATTGAACCCCAATGTGAGCTGCGAAGTGTGCGTGCGTACTACT tCAAATGTCCTAAAGAAACTTGGCCAGCCAATAATGACTAACTTGTATTACAACACAGTCAAAATGCTGTTAGAGCGAGTTAGTTCCGTGATGATAGATCACGAGTCTCTGCTTATACTGGTCGGATATGTGGAGGGAGCTGTGAAAGGGACCGATCCGGCTATAGCTGAAGAATGcg GCATAGACATAAAGAAAGCGGCCGAGCGCGGACTGAAACTACTGGTGATGCTGTCTTTCGTGTTCCCCGCACATTTCCTTCACGAAGATGTGCTCGATCGTCTCACGTCATTACTGGAATTGGATGATGAAAGTGTGGCGCCTCATATACTAGCCGCACTCACTTTCCTTGGAAAATACCGTCCTCTGA GCGAAGCTTGTCCGTCACTATTTCCAAGACTGATTACCCTCTGCAAGGCATATGCTGAAGTCGGCACACCTAAACAGGCCAAAAATGCTGTCAG GTGTCTTTTCGTCAACGTCCCAGACCAACGCACTCAAATCTTCACAGAAATCTTGGACACTCTGAAAGCGACTCTGAACCCCCAATCGGAACATTACCGCACCGCCATCGTCACACTGGGTCACATCGCACACAACTTGCCGGACAACTTCCCTGTGCACATCAAGAATATCGTCTCCAGGAAG ATAGTAAAAGAGCTTCTAGTCCGCGAAGGAGGCGGCGGTCCGAACGCGCCCGAAGAAGAATGGTGCGACGAAGAGGAGCTACCCGAGGAGACCCGATGCAAACTAGAGGGTCTCAAATGTATGGCGAGATGGCTTTTAGGATTGAAGAAAGATGAATTGTCCGCCCAGAAGACGTTTAGGATGCTCAACGCTTTCATTGTACACAAAGGAGATCTTTTGCAA CAAAACCAGCTGTCGAAAGCTGAAATGGCGCACCTGAGGttggcggcgggcgcggccaTGTTGAAGATTTGCGAGCAGAAGGGCGTCGGCGATCAGTTCACAGCCGAGCAGTTTTATAATCTGTCGCATCTTATGATT GATGACGTTCCCCAAGTCAGAGAAACATTTGCGGCAAAACTACATAAAGGATTGTCCAAG GGCATCCCCAACAAGTGCCTGCCGCTGGACTTCATGGGCATGTACGCGCTGGGCGGCCGCGAGCCCGACCGCCGCATCCGCGGGCTGCTGCGCCAGTACATGCTGGCTGATGTCGTGAGGCGCAGGGAGTATGTCAGAAACATCACCGTCGGCACTAAAG TGGAGCGCGCCGTGAGCCAGTTGCCGCACATACTGCCCGACTACATGCTGGTGTTCGCGGTGCCCATCCTCACGCACGATCCCGCATTCACCGCCTACGACAACGTGGCTCAGCTCAAG GTGGTAAAGAATTGTCTCTGGTTCATACTGGAGCCGCTGATCACTCGCAACGACCTGTACTGCTATGGCTTCTACAAGAGTCTCGTCGAGAGGATGAAATGCCATAAAGACGCTCTCAACGAGACCGACGACGctgttaattat aAAATGTGGGCTACTTGCGATCTAGCGATGTCacggttgctagcctattacctaaaagtagaataccaagtttataagcctatctcttag